The DNA window ACACTGTGCAATGCATCTTTAAATAATGCAATCTGTTTCACTGTGGTGATTTTGAATTCACACAAGTATACTGAGGCATATTATATCTTAATATTACCAAAATTAACAATGGTATCTTGAATTCTCACACgatattttttaaagagatatCTACACACCATTAGGCTTCACACAAGTTCTAAACCAAGCCTAGAGAAGGTCTCGGTGATAAAGGAACCAGCACCAGAAGCTATGTAAACGGTCACAAATGGGTGTCCTCGGAAAAGGGATTCCACAACTTCCTCACTAGGAATCCTGTGCGAACTGTTAGCTTCTTGAGCCAAATATGTCCAGAATTTCCAAATTCTCTTCCTGAAGTCTGCacatgatgttttttaaaaataagcagagCTGGAATTCTTTAGAAAATACTTTTTCAGAGGTAGATAATTTATAGTATGTACCCATCCCACCTACCCCACAAGAAAAAAGTTCTTCACCTGCTATTTCAGAGGGATGGTGGTCAGAGTCTAACAGTGACCTGAATCGAAAAGCCACTTCAATCTGTCCACGATGTGGTCGCAGGGCATGAATATCTGTTTGAAAAGAACACAAGAAGTCACAACACAATAGCTGCTCCTCTAGCTTCATTTTTAAGAAATtgaaatgatagatagatagatagatagatagatagatagatagatagatagatagatagatagatagatagatagatagatagatagatagatagatagatagatagatagatagatagatagatagatagatagatagatagatagatagatagatgaggaTCCATTCAGATCCATTTAATGCCAATTACTTCATGCAATTGCATGTTAACATTTTCCAGTTCTTCCTGTGATAAGTGTTTGCTGTGTGAAGTGTGTCTAAGATTCCAGCCAACCATTTCCTTTTCTAGGATACTCCATtccattctctctttcctctttttaacaCTAACAGCCTATCAGAATCCCAGTGGCATTGAGCATACTTAATCCTCAGTGACCTGCTCTTGGTCTCCTCTGCTTTATGGCTCCACCCACCCACTACCATTGTTTGTCTTTCCACAAGCTTTACTAATATTTTCTACTTGTCCAAAGATTATGCTACTTGCACTTCACTGGGATCCAGCCTGGAGAACAAATTCATACTAAATAATTAGTTATTAACTGGCCACGCTGAGCTTCAGAGAAGCATCACACTTAAGGTCCTTTCCAGTGGACGTGATGGTCATTATAAAATCATCAGCCTGCTAGTTTTAAGCACATGGAACATAGTCACAGCACACACAATGTAAGTCAGTATATTATCATGCagatgttggaaatgcaaagcaaGCTAGCATAGAATGACACCCATGCACTggtttaaaaaatcttgtaacgCCACACCAAGAGCCAGTGGCCTTAGAAAATTCAGCACCAACCTGTATCAAAGGCCCTTGTAGTCCCCTTCAGAACTTCAAGTGTGAGGGCAGCCACTATGTCAGCTTGTCTAGCAATTGCACTGGCCCTTTCAACCGCTTCACATCCAAGAGAGGTAATCATTTGTGTTCCATTGATAAGGGCCAGTCCCTTTAAAGAAATAGCATGTTTAGTTTCAAAGATTCTGTacataaaaaaaatgaattccaCTCCCACTGACCCGGAGGGCACTTTGATTTGCATATAGAATGTCACAAGCACACTGATTCTCATGGTCTTATGCCAGATTTCACCTGGGCCAGATGCTAGATAAACTTCTAGTGCTATTGAACTGGGAGGGCCTTTAGGCCACCTCCCAATCCACTGCATTCTCACAACTCATCTAACAGAAAACTATCCTGCACATGAGATAGATTCTCATAACAACCAAAGATGAAGAGACATAAATCCAGGATATGCTGTGAACAGAGAGGGACTTAGTCAacatagttagttagttagttagttagttagttagttagttagttagttagttagttagttagttagttagttagttagttagttagttagttagttagttagttagttagttagttataccCAAGTTAAATCATGTAGTACTCAAAGTCAGTCAAGTTATTCTAGTTAATGAAACAGATTTCTTAAAACACAATCTCTCAGGCCCTGGTAATAACAATACAATAACAGAAATGATTTCCTGTCCTTCCTTCACACCCAAAATTAGTTGTTTGAAGAAAATGACCTAGTCTTCCTAATGGTAGAGCTGGGATTagtgaggagagaaaaagagtgcTTAAATATTTCTGATCCAGTCCCTTATCAGCCTAATATCACTttcctgatgatttttttttatttattacatttgcttTGGAGAAGTGGGGTTTAATGAAAAGATTTCTTTAACCTTTCTGACCACAAGTAAACAAAGAGACAAAGATTGCAATTTTTGTCTGAACAGCAAAAGGAGTGATTCAAGCACATCTTGTGAAGGGTGCCAGGTTGGGCAAGGCTGTGCAAACAGAACAGGTATATCAAGAGTGTATCAAATATCCATGTATCTgatatggatttttaaacaaacaaatttacaCTTAGACTATGCAGTTATATAATACATTTGTTTGTTGGACCAAAGCTGTAATTTGGTATTAGATTAGGAGACAAATTATTACCTCCTTTGGCTTCAGAGTAATTGGTTTCAATCCATGAGCTTGCAGCACCTGTAAATTTATATCAATAATCTTTATCCAGTGAGAACCATTTTGCATAAACAGAAGATTATTTCAACATTCCACCCAGAAATAGTCACAAAGAgtctgtggcactttaaagagtaTTTGACACAGGCTTTCATGGACTGATACAATTGAGCTAAAGTCCATAAAAATgtgtgccaaataaaatgtaGCTAGTTTTTAAAGTAGCCCAGCAGTGTTCCCTATTTTTTTCCGCAATAAATAATTCTATGCCTTGGAAACACCAATAATAATTTGCAATATTCCAgtaaaaagggagagaagagctGTCATCTGTGCTGGAGCAGAAATGAGCATGTAGTTTCAAATCCTAACTCTGCCTGACATACATAGTTTCAAAGCTCCTGATTTAAACTAGGGTTTTCAAGTGTCTATACATATATAAGAcaaattttaattttgtattccACATGCCTGGTACCTTTTCAATGGGTACCAGCACCTCTAATTTGAATGCAGTATTGtagaaacattatttttctttagaaAGCCTCTGTCTACATTTCGCATAGAAGGAAAGGCACCAGCTCAGGGAAAGCTGCTGCAGATTATGAAACTACActacttgtctgtctgtctgtctacgcCTCTCCTCCACTCACACTTCTCCTACCCCAATTAAATTCCCAGCAATGCATAATGTGTGGTCCAATCACAGCAAGCAACAAAAACAGAAGGTCAGTGAAGCATTGTCTTACATATTTTGCATCCGCCCATCCACTTTTTGGAGACCACATCTTTCCTTCTCCTATAAGGCCGAGAGCGAGATGGGAAAGAGGGGCTAAATCACCACTGGCTCCAACAGTTCCTTGCTCAGGAATATAAGGCAGGCAGGATGCTACAGGGAAGAaagggggcgggtgggtgggaaCAGGACTTGGTtatgctttttctttccttgcaaaACACACACCACAATATCTCCCTACTCAGGTGTCAGAGAATGATTGTACGATCTACAATCTATAAAATCTTATGCCAAAGAAAACACTTCTTTGGGGTgccaccagattctgttatttttTGCTTCAAATTGATTAAGGGAGCTATCTGCCTGGAGGCAATATATAtaccagaagaggaagaaaaaggatggGACAAGGtggggatttttgttttgttatccccccccaacccacatccctttaaaggaaggaagggcctAACAGGATCAGTATTGCTTCCTGACTGAAAACCAACTGATCCTTGCATGTGAACGCAAAGATTGCGCCAAATGTCACATCACACCTCTCTGTGATCTtaaacaaccctatttagcccaatccagcctcCTTCCATTTGGCAATCTGGTTGCACATGAATGTTGGAGAGAGacgattcaggcagactttcatgtctgagaaatcagagttCCAAGGAAATTGGTGCTTATGTCATGAAAACCCATCACCAAACAAAGAAGTTGACTGGACAACTTAGGGACATGAaagaagctcctgctgtgacatgTGTATACCCACAATAAGGATATGATGAGGTATAGATAGTCTGTATCTACCCTGAACTGCactgcactgctctaacagtagaCAACAAAGGCCAGTTTCAAAACAATACAGTAGCCTTTCATTTTTTTAGATCTGTGAAACAGGTGTGTAGTTGTgtattttgggactacaactcccagaattccccatccaGATAACATGGActtggggaaaaatacaaaaacacaaatctgcacacttctaCCTATTTTCAACCCTAGATCAGCCGTGGCCCCTTGACTGACAATTCACTAGAATATGCGATTCTAGGTTTGGCACCCTTGATATTAGCAGGCATCTTCTGGTGGTACTTTGGCTTTGGGTGAGAGCTTCATTCCCTTATACAAGGACAACCAGTGCACTGAACACCAACATTGCAGAAATTTAGCAAAGCACTAATTATTTTACCATTAAATACTTCAATGACTTGCTGAAGAGTTTCTAGTGAAATTCCACTGTATCCTTTTGCTAGGACGTTGATTCTTAGAGCTAATAGCATTCGGCATCTCTCTGGAATCAAAGGCTTCCCGacacctggaaagaaagaaagaaagaaagaaagaaaatactgctAAATTATCAGCATTGGTAGTAACAATGGAGACACAATATTTGGAATATTTTGCATTACCTGCTGAATGTGACCGGACCAAATTGACTTGAAGCTCCCTCgcagaaaagaaagaatacagaAACGTTAGTAGAACCAGTATTTAaatgtctgtttgtttatttatttatttaaaatatgtttaccctgccattctccttaaaaggacccaagatggcttacttacatttttaaaaagacaatatttaaaagctaaaaacagtaagtttacaAATATTAAGGGAGAattaaacattatattaaaaatggtaaataaaatcaataccaaaaacacatttcaaagcaaCAGAGCCCAACAACGCATTTAAGCTTCTCCCTGACAGCCAATCACTAagcaaaagcttgcctgaaaagaaaaaattTAGATagataagtaaaataaaataaaatattaacttTAGGGGAATAAACTTCGCTTAGGTCGTGCAGATTTATTGGCAACAATTGTTCACTTTTCTTTCATAAACATAAAGAGACACAAAGGAGACCTACTGTAGCTTGCTGTTTGGAATGACAGTTCGTGCAAACTTCCCAAAGCCTGTAGTGATTCCATAAACAACTGGAAGAATGATGACAAAACAAAtatctaaatttttaaaagagagatagCCCATCGACTATTACATTTACATAAGGGTGCTCAGTGGGTTGGGGCATCTAGAAGGTGGGCATTCAGTTATCCACAGTGCCTCCCAGGAGAGGATACACCAAGATGATGATCAGGAATTGGTCAGGAACGTAGGGCAGGCAGGGTGCTatctggaaggagggagggcgtGTGTGACCAAGGGGGTTAAGAGCCCTGCCACTTGTGTGgtctggggcaagctgcacagtcccagaatgccatgATGAGTAAGGGAGAACTAGTAAACCTGATAGCTACAAAACTTGATACTTAATATGTAATAACTAAAATACCcttaaagggttgccataaatcagaacgaacctgatgacacataattattacaCCACATTTGCTTAGTTTACATTCCCAAATAGCcacacccattttttaaaaaaagtgaaatatttaCCTCTCTTTTCATTTACAATACTTTCAATAACTTCCCTTGATTTTCTGACTTTAGTTTCAGCTTCTGGGGTAAGCTGGAAATAAAATTGCCCTTACATATTATCCACCTCAATACTACATTCAAAGGAACAAATACGGTGTTCGGACATAAACTTCTTCCAGATACTCACCTTGATCTTAAAGAGCCCCTTTCCTAAGTTGACTAAATCTTCTGTTGTCAAACTTTCCCCATCTAAAAATATATACTAGAAAAGAACAGCATTAGAGCAATAGATACAGCAGCCAGAGATGTAACTTGCtgcaatatacaaaaatatttctgGAACTTCTGCAGTCAACTGAGAATACATTTTTCCACCCATGGGATTAAAAACCAAGTTAAGAAAGGGATTCCAATGAAACACTAATTTTctgcaattgaaaaaaaaatctgtggattTGCTATAGAACTGACAACATTTAAAAAGGAGCCTGTTTTTACTGTTATTAATATGCAGCACCATTCTgtgcatttccccccaaatataAAGCCCTTTGTGTTCAATCACATTACTgctaaataaaatacacaacatttTCCAGTGGTATACAAAGCttaggaaaaaacccaaaactgcCCTTAGAGGCACAGAAGCTATCAGtattggaaaggaaaggagaataaGCCAAAAGCATAAAAACTACTGAAGCCAATTCCTAATGTTTCACAAATCATCATTGCTTCCTACCTGGTCTGGTTCTCGATATTTACTATATCTGAAACAACGCATAAGAAAATATACACGGCAAGTTGCTCTACATTTTGGAACCGGTTTGGAACATAGCAGAAATGGTACTCCAAATTAAATATGTACTCTTATTTTATGAGGCTTAAGAAAATTatacaaataaattgaaaaggaTACAAATATACACCTTCTGGCTGTGATGGAATGAAGTCTGGAGACATCACATCTCCTTCTATCACTgtaaaaaaatggggaaatgttcAGCATGAGCATACATATTCCAGAAGGTTATGGATTTATTAGCTGCTATCAAAAGTCAGAATCTATCAGTATGAATTTTAATGAACATGGCCTTGTCCCTTAACTCAGTCGCCTGTGTTAATTCACACTTCATTTCCTCCCACTTTATTTTAAATCACAACCACAAGAATCCAAAAATGTTTCTATCAGGACTGAACTTGTTGATTTATAGAACCCATCAATGTGTACACATCAGGCTTTACAGCAGTGGCCAACTCATAAGGACTTCAAAGACCTTATCAGAGTTTTGATAGTGGATCGGAAATGGAGAGGCAAGGGCAGAACAGCAagcaaatatttgtttttttaacatagcCTTTGCTGCTATTGAAATCAGGATCTTAAGACAACATAGAAAACAGCACAAAATAATCTTGCTGAAATTCAATCAGTATTCACAACcaacttgttttctttctttctgtgtacaAACATCAAAAGCACAAATTTTAACATCTCTTCTGAAAATGCCTTCAAATTATTGGAAGTAAATGAGCAGTACTGTATGCAGTTAACCTGGTTAAGGGCTTAGAAGTCCCATAGAGTTGGATGGGTCTGAGACAGATGTTCCACAAATATAACATGTTTGCATAATTTCCTCTCatctttcttcccccttttggAACTTCTCCTAAATATATGCAAGTGCAGTGATTTTCACATTTGCCATCTGCAGTGTACTTACCAACTTCCACAAACTCATTGTCCTCCAGCGCAGCTTCTAAAGGATCATCATTGTCTAGCAGTCCAAGACCTTTGCAACGGCGAACATAGAACTTTATCTCTTCCACAGAAGTAAATCCCCCGTTATCAGGCTTATTTTTCATGTAACGCCTTATGGCTTCTTTTCCCAGGCATCTCACGGTGTCTGTAATATTTTGGCAGGGCACAGCAATCCATTCCCCTCGGATATGGACTGTGTATCGTGGCATACTTCTCTGTTGGCTTGTGTCCTTCTACTGTAGAGTATCAGAATGAGCAGCACCCTGGTATAACTCTAACAGCACGTTCCACCTGACCAAACTCCATTGCCCCAATCAGGAAAGGCCAGAATGCCAGTCGGTCACTCACCTTGCAACCTCTGTAGCTCCGAAAATAAACATATGCATTTAGCCAAGTATCAAATCAAAACCACAGAGATGACACATCTCTACCAACAAATGGAAGTGATGGAAAAACAATCAAAATCTTGAGTGACCAAACTCTATAAAGCCATAATGACTGTAATACATGTATATTCTTGCAATTCTTATTTTAAACATTGGAAAGAATAACCTACCGAATTAAACAATTCCAAAGCTAATAGTTAATAATTAACAGTGTGTATTAAATTCTTGGGGCATATTTGCAAAATTCAGTTAAGTCATACCATCATTGCGGGTATGTGAGTTTATCCACACAGTTCTTTAcagcagtagttcttaacctttttgaaagaaacgcccccttgagccattgaggaagttataatcgcccccctccccgcggtgatgatatctcatttatttatttatttatttatttatttatttatttatttatttatttatttatttatttatttatttatttatttatttatttatttaagacacttaaatccaatgatccctgaaaacaaaattaaattccaagaaaatgaaatgccccccaaaaagttatatttaattatttagttgcaagtgaattttaagatgcaaaaagaaatataaaaagggtataaaaacaaattcaggaactaaaaatgtcaagacaaaaactctgaaactaaattaagattggaggcaaatatatattcatgcacaatgtaaaaaggctgcagccatcttcacaggtttggcttgctccagcaccccctactgccccccttctgctccagcgcccccacgccgccccttttcgttctagcgcccccctgaaaaatgaaatcgccccctggggggcattatcgcccacgttaagaaccactgctttacaggaaAGAAATCACTGACCAAACAGGATCTCTTTTTAACTGCATACAGGTCTGATGTGACTTTTCATTAATGTTTTTCTCACACATAGCATGATTACACATTTTCACAACAGTTTGTATTATTCCTATAGATCTTCTCCAGGATAACATGCTCATTCACACAACAGTGGTGAGCTCCTTCTGACTGAATTCATCACACTTGCCTGCTGTATCAGAAGGTAAAAATGATAGGGTTAATTGCAGAAGTGCTACTTGAATATATTATTTCCATTAACTGTTGCAACCCTAGTGACAAAATCAGTATTAGTCAGGAGTCAACTATGGCAACATTGCAACCTTTAGACCTTAACCCAAAGAAGTTATGTTGTAGAGTAAGACTGCTAGCAGTAATGATTAATCATCTAAATGTGTCTTTCTAGCACTATGTAGTAATGCATTATACAGTCATGTTAGATGTTTGTGCTTCAAATTTATATTCTGGATACTTTAGTGGTTTATTCCACAATATAGTTGGAGGCATAACCAAACTATCTTAACCATGTTGTGTAACTAGGTAATGTATGCAAAACACTTTGATC is part of the Pogona vitticeps strain Pit_001003342236 chromosome 5, PviZW2.1, whole genome shotgun sequence genome and encodes:
- the HAL gene encoding histidine ammonia-lyase isoform X2 — protein: MPRYTVHIRGEWIAVPCQNITDTVRCLGKEAIRRYMKNKPDNGGFTSVEEIKFYVRRCKGLGLLDNDDPLEAALEDNEFVEVVIEGDVMSPDFIPSQPEGVYLYSKYREPDQYIFLDGESLTTEDLVNLGKGLFKIKLTPEAETKVRKSREVIESIVNEKRVVYGITTGFGKFARTVIPNSKLQELQVNLVRSHSAGVGKPLIPERCRMLLALRINVLAKGYSGISLETLQQVIEVFNASCLPYIPEQGTVGASGDLAPLSHLALGLIGEGKMWSPKSGWADAKYVLQAHGLKPITLKPKEGLALINGTQMITSLGCEAVERASAIARQADIVAALTLEVLKGTTRAFDTDIHALRPHRGQIEVAFRFRSLLDSDHHPSEIAESHRFCDRVQDAYTLRCCPQVHGVVNDTIAFVKDIITTEINSATDNPMVFAERKETISGGNFHGEYPAKALDYLAIGVHELAAISERRIERLCNPSLSELPPFLVTEGGLNSGFMIAHCTAASLVSENKALCHPSSVDSLSTSAATEDHVSMGGWAARKALKVIEHVEQVLAIELLAACQGIEFLRPLKTTTPLEKVYDLVRSVVRPWMKDRFMAPDIEATHRLLVDQKASFDIGMASCPTIH
- the HAL gene encoding histidine ammonia-lyase isoform X1 is translated as MPRYTVHIRGEWIAVPCQNITDTVRCLGKEAIRRYMKNKPDNGGFTSVEEIKFYVRRCKGLGLLDNDDPLEAALEDNEFVEVVIEGDVMSPDFIPSQPEGVYLYSKYREPDQYIFLDGESLTTEDLVNLGKGLFKIKLTPEAETKVRKSREVIESIVNEKRVVYGITTGFGKFARTVIPNSKLQELQVNLVRSHSAGVGKPLIPERCRMLLALRINVLAKGYSGISLETLQQVIEVFNASCLPYIPEQGTVGASGDLAPLSHLALGLIGEGKMWSPKSGWADAKYVLQAHGLKPITLKPKEGLALINGTQMITSLGCEAVERASAIARQADIVAALTLEVLKGTTRAFDTDIHALRPHRGQIEVAFRFRSLLDSDHHPSEIAESHRFCDRVQDAYTLRCCPQVHGVVNDTIAFVKDIITTEINSATDNPMVFAERKETISGGNFHGEYPAKALDYLAIGVHELAAISERRIERLCNPSLSELPPFLVTEGGLNSGFMIAHCTAASLVSENKALCHPSSVDSLSTSAATEDHVSMGGWAARKALKVIEHVEQVLAIELLAACQGIEFLRPLKTTTPLEKVYDLVRSVVRPWMKDRFMAPDIEATHRLLVDQKVWQVAQPYIEKYRQEHIPESRPISPTAFSLAASENYSRRHHHHHHHHHHNDSKEDSE